A region of the Aethina tumida isolate Nest 87 chromosome 3, icAetTumi1.1, whole genome shotgun sequence genome:
atatgtagGACAATGCATTTGTTTACTTCTGAATTGTTagttgtattataaataattatttattataatttcttaaagttaaaaacatagatatattttattatttatatattttcaggaaaTGACTGAAATAGGAGAAAAACAGATGCCCCGATATACAGTGATACTCGAATATGTTTTGCATAcgatacaaaatttcattaacaaagaTTGACGCATAAATCAAGtgcaaatttgtataaaaaaacacgatttttgttttataaatatcaaaataaacaacatctCCAAATGGTTAAAAAGATGATCAAACGTGTCCCTTATATTTCTCAACAGACACACATCTGAGTGTACCCTCATAGATTCGGATTTCTTGGCATTTATGATTAATTCGGAACTTCAGCCCTACAAAAATTCTATTTGGTTTAGATCAGACATTCTTACAGGGCCTCAGGCTAGAACCATATTTGTTGGTTTAGTAAAGCAACAAGTCCTGGAAACATATACCCTTCAAGACCAATCCAAATGTTTGTCACAAAACACCGCTTACgttcatatttcattaaaacattaatcttCATCGGTCTAAACATGcttattatgataattaactCATTTTCGAGTAAACTCTGTTTCatctgtaaaaaatctaatgttaCTTTATGAGTGGATTTAAGGTTTGTACTCGTGTATGGAGAGTTCTCTAAAGAGGAGGAACACTCCATCCATCTCCAGATTATGCTTTATTCTTATTAGAATGTCCTCTTCTGTTCTAACAGACTATACACAGACCTAGGTCTTTCACTAATTTTGGGTGAATTCTTCCACAGAAACAATATAAGAAATctgacaatattaataatatgcagtactttgaatttttcattattgatcGAGTCTGATCGAGATTTGTCTCAGAaatccaaaaatgtaaaaatacagagtattccatttaaaaatactaaaacggAACCATTTCCGGTGAAACCGGATGTGACCAAAAAATGTTCGAAAGCCTTCCTCTCTCCGTACCATTTTGAAATACACTCGGTCCTTGTCTAATGGATTCGTTGACACCCGGTATTCTTCGCTGAAAATCTAAACACAATTAATTCAAAGTAAGCAATCTCCAATGCGGGATACATTTTGATCAGAATAATATCTATTACTTGTTGTTAGTTAACTGTAATAGTGACTGTCGAATTTTGTGATTTAGCATCACTGTGCGATCCAAGCGGGCACTGAAATGTGCACATACGTCTGGAGCTTTGTGTAGGTTCACATAGTGAACGGGGCCCGGCGAGATGGGCATCTATCGTCGCGTACACACACGCTCTGGGGATTTATCGCCGCTCGCGACGTGCCGTGTTCTCTTTTTGCAACGGGCACCCACACTCCCGCGGACACGACTACCGACCGATCCCGGGACACGCTGGTAGCCAACGCACTCTTATTTACTGCCCCGGCCGTTCACTACGTCTTTCTGTTCATGCCACGGCTTTTTTCCGAACCCGGGAAATGCAATAAACTACCGACAATGCCATTGTGCCATGCTGCCTGCCCGCCTGCCTGCCCGTCTTTTCGTCTTTTGCCTTTTGCCCGCCTGATCGCGACCTATCCCCCCGTTCCACGTTTCGCTGCGTTCTCCATTAATTTCGTGGCATCTGAATCATATTTTTTCGTGAAAAATCGATAAAACgcattttattagtaaaagtgACCCCGAAAGAATttaggaaatttaatattcatctttttctttctaatttatatactaaatgttcatttaaaatgaatgaaaacttTTCCTATCGTTATTTAGTTGGTAAAtcagaaagaaaaattgatttttctgatAAGTCAAACGGTCTTTGATTGGTGATTTTTAGAACACTTCCGCCCAGCATTATCCAATATCCGTTCGCTGATACTTAAACTGGGATATTTGATGCATACACCAATAAATCCCCCCAAATCCAATCTAATAAAGTTCCCCTTTGACTTTTATTCGAAACGCAATCGTCGGAAATCTATGCGACgataaaaatgtaaagcaCGCGTCCAGACCGAACATCTGATATTTTTCCTGGCAGCCGTGCGGCCGTGGCCGGgtgcaattaaaaaatctcaatTAAACGGATCTCATTTGGTTTTCGTCCGGGAATGACTTCATTCGGCCGGGCAAGTCCGTCCATAAATCAAGGACCCGCAGAGCGAGAGCAATAAGAGAGCACGGTCCCCAGCACACTGGAAGCCGTGGTCCGAAGATGCGATCgctgaaataaatcaattcgCATTCTCGACTGGTTCGTTACTGAAATGCACGCGCTGTCCCCGTCTACCACGTTCAGCTGCCACCGCCAATGCAAACTTTCGACACGTTTCGACTCCACGAGAGGGCAACGACAAGGAAATTGCTCTCTATATCAGTAacgaattaaattgttaagggCATGAGTTTTTGGTGATGCAACAgaactaacaataaatttaatagacaaatttattcacgtttttaacgtttaaatttaaaataatataattctctAAGAAGTccattcaacaaaataatcaccatTATAATCCACACATTCTACAAGCAGATTCTAGCcggaagaaaaaaattcttagttattggaactgaaaaaaaaatcaatctcAATTTTTCAAAGATAAACCGTCTTTATGTATTGGacaatgacaaaaaaaataataacataatgaaACTCGTCTAGTAAACTTCTGTAGAGATCGTTCAGCCTCTTTCTTGGGCTTAAagagttttaaatattcaggtTCTTCAGCTTAAACCCATAGTTATTGCCACAATGAACCAATTTTACGTCAATAAAAGGCTCATTTGCATTAGGTGTAAAaagtcaattataaaatatctaatttaattattctcatttaatttatatgaaatcccacaacttgatattttttctacattCCTAATGATTGATTTATCCCACTTTAATGGCTGTGCTATTCCCAAATAACATTGATGTTCATCTTCAATGCAGTCACTACCACTTTCTATCTTTTTCAAATGTATTGCAAATGCGTTCTACcgcaaaaaatgtttcaattgaAACATAGGAAAACAcagttaaaaagtatttatagtttaacacaaaaatgttaacatataacatgaaaattaccttaaataaatcaagaatccaaaacgtaaattagattttccgaaatctaatattttggaGAAAGGgataatttcatattacagtatttaagaaattttgaaatttaaactaGACAAGTGTCACGaataacgaaaataaaatatgaataaaaatcttgTTGTAAACATACAATATGGCCCATTTGaactttcttttcaatagTAAAACATGAATATATGTACTTACAGACAAACTGTCACGTTTTTGGCACAAAACCAAAACTTATAGTCATCGATTTTCAAACTCAAAATTTTTCGTAGCTACCTACCACTTGACCggtttctataatatttttaataatacaaaaaactatTGACTTATTTACTCCTAAACATTCAAACATCATTTGAACCAATGATTAAATCGATTTAGATTCATAGAAAGCAATGGgatcataaagtaaaaaattgatatttacacACCGTCAAAACTcttgtaaataattagttgCTTTATCACAaagatttttaacatatttgtttgtttggttTGGAGGACCACTGGTAGaaagcaaaatataaaactagaaCCAAAAAAGTAGtctattgaaatttgtaaatttgcaaaataatatattttaaagaaacagATGCTCTAATACTCTGTATGTCTTCCTCTGTTCAGTGAATTAATCCGCCGTggcattgaaataattaaattattgatgtcTTCTAGCGAAATGTTAACCCATTCGTCTTAAATTGTTACAATTAGCTCCTGAGGAGTTGTGGGTGTATTTAGcctccttaaattttttaacctaGCAAATCCCACACGTGCTCGATCCTATTATCTGGCCAATTCAATCTTTGCACATTTGCTTGTTCtaacacaatttaaacatttcttgTGGGTTGGGGTCGAGGATTATCGTCcataaaagtgaaattttcTCACTGTTCTTGTCTCATGGGTTGAATAATTGGTCAGATAACATTTTGGAAGTAGATATTTCCTGATAATGTATGAGGTGTATGAATTAGTGGAGTCCGTCGACCATGCGTACCACCTCAAAACATTTCGGTCAATCCCTGAAATGGGACTACTTCTCTTGCCACTCTCCTGTTAACTGAGTTCGGAAGAGCAAGACCAATGTGAGAAAGATAAGAGATCTTCCTGGGGAAGGATTAGACTTGCTGGATTGGATCCGTTAGCTTCCCACTGCCACTGGTTTGTGGAGCGGTAATGAAccccaggaccacgacaaggtggatccatTCTGAGGTTCTCCACTTCAGTGTAAATGTCAATTTATGTGCTCTTGAGTCATTCTTGGCAAGTGGCCTAGTAAGTCTAGGCACTCTTAATGATCGTCTGGATCTTAAATTAGAATCTGCAATTCCTCGTCGGATTGTAAGTGTAGAAACCAGTCTACCATAGGTTCTTCTAAACTATGTTCTTTTCACCTGGTGTTCTACACAGTTCAACTCTCCTGGAATAATCGCACCATTCTCTCTCTGACAGATGATCTAAATATGGCAAGTGTCGTTGAAATTCGGTGATTTGACCACCCCTGTTGATATAAGAATTATCTTTTCCCTatcataatcaaaaatttgattCCCAGACATTTTTCGACAAGagacaaattattttggttGAACGTTTTTgatattagtttttgtttctattttacgGGGGACCaagagtttaattttgtccattgcaaaataaaaaactacgcatttttttaagattaaaagtAGATAGatcaattgtaataataacataaactataaaaattataggtaCTGGCATCCAATTCGAATAGTGCAGTacgcatttttaattttaataagttactatAACTATTACCACTACTGTAAACGCGAACTCCATAAAACACATTGCACCAATCAAATCGTCTTCCTCGAAGAATGccagttttaatattagattttcctaacttgtataaatattttaaataacataaacataGATAAATGTACCGCAAgccttttgttttattttctaagtTCACGGAGCCGTGCGTAGTTCTCGAGTGTTAAAAACGAATTGTACTTACAGGTCTTAACGAGAACTTAATTATCATTACTCATTTCCTTCGTACATCGCAATTCTTGTAAtttgtacattattattacctttaattatatcataattgcGTGTTGCTTGTACTTTTCATTCACGTTCGTACTTATTAGTTGTGACGGGTGCATTAACATTCGAGGCACTTatgatttctataaatatttcgtaTCGTAAATCATGAGCCGGCATGTGAATGAAGGCGTGAGACGTTTAAGGCTAATGAGGgggtgtttaattaaaaacggaTTAGGACCGATATAAACGAATTAAATTACGGATGAACCGATTTAACTGCACGATCGAGACGATAAACTAAATCGCTTTACGACTACTGTGCGACATATTATAATTCCAATATCTCTCAGCGGAAAGCCATATCATGCTGGTGCGAAAATGGTTTCAATGTTTATGTGGATATTGAACGAAATCGTAGCTgtctaaatttcataatagtaaaatataaattactgatTGTGAGAATGTATTGATAAGGTACAAGACGTCGTTTCCAGTGTTCTATTACTACTACTActgaattattacattaataatttttaaagcttcaaattatattcaatatagaCGATTCAGACTCAACGATAcatactaaaaaaaattcagttaatagaaataaattcaaacttcaataacataatattatagaataaacTTTTGATGTACCCACACAAGCATGGTATGGTATGTAGTACATACCAGTTACTGTGTGCATACAATAGagaattttattgaacaaaacGCCACAAGGAAGACGGAATCAGTAGTGATGTGCATTGATTAATTAGCGGTATTAATAACCATCTAGAAGCGGTGTTCTAAGGATGATTGCCATGCCCACCAGCGTTTGAGCTGTACAAACCAGCGGTACATAAAAGCGTTGTGCACTTACGCCTCTAAAACCCACATGCATACAGTTATCACACACGTATGGTGTCCACATTAACACATTTTTCGATAAAAACAAACTTTCACAAGCTAATCGAATTTTTCTCCGGTTTTTGATGCGTTACAGTGTGTCAAAACTGAATTGGGTATACAAATCAGCTACCGCATTACTTCTCAGTGTCCCATCGCGTATTCACAATACGATCGAGATAATGATCGCGTCACAGACAACAGAACAGAACCAACGACTATCTGGTCTCCTGTAAATATTACGGACACGCTGCGCCCCCGGGGTGGTCCATTGGTACAACGACTGCGTTTATTACCCAAATGCTCGCTAAACGTCTTCGTAAGTGCACGAATTCTTCGGGTAACAAGGTATATGGACTTACCTATGGGCATTTGAAAGTCACTTTACGTAATAATGGTCATATGAAACATGCTAAAGTGTTTGAGtaagtacataaatttacatttattaaaagaataaactgttttacttttgatgcTCTTATTTTCGTTATATACAAATTCTAACTTATATCATTATTCAATCTAGTGTGTGTGACATTTCACACAATGCGTATGattttttaacagttaaacaattacaaataacgaaatgaataaaaatcactGTTTAAGAACACGTTACATTTCCGCGTCGCTTTGGGTGTGCCTCGAAGGCGGTGTGGGTGCGCCGCAAGGTTCTGGGACATTACAATGGCATAGAAAAcgacacataaaaaattgttcttcATTAACTATAACaatgatatttaatagaaaaaataatgttacattgtataattgtttatttaatatacaggaatattaaaatagtaatatgaggtattgttattataaaattagtgaatttcacgtatttaaataattactaataaataataataaacttgaaCACTTGCTTAAccgattttaacaaatttcataTGGTTAATCAGCACATTTGTGCATTCTCGATTTTTGGGGAAGGTATTTATGATTATcgctaataaatatattcatttaaattgtaatatttaatttaagttgtttaatttgaatgaatcAGAACAAACGTATAATGGATATATTTGAAATCGTAGTGCCATCTATTAACAATGATAGTAACTTTAAGAAGAGTTTTACATATTCCTATATTTACAAACATTATTCGCCATTAGATGttgctattttttataaatttttcattgaaacCTGATAATGtttaacagtaattaaaatcaaattcaatatcagtaatacataaattaattttaattattattatatattggtTGGTGGTTAGTTTAAAAACGAAAGCTTACAATCAAAAAAAgatttcaatttgattataaccTCAAAAACTTGACAGATTTTGTAGAACGtaagtacaaatattttctaaataatttataattgtttataatcttTTTAGGAAATGGGTGGTTGGAAATTGGAGGTGGCCAAAATGGCTTTGTACGTAACCTTTCCTGTTTGTCTTTTCCATTACTTCAATCAACcagaatattttgaagagtgggtagtaaaaacaaaaagagaACTATATCCTcctgaaaatttacaaaagcGGAAAGAGTATGAGGATGCCTTGagaaaaattaaggaaaaacaAGAACGAACAGTAGTTGCTCAGttggaagaaaaaaattagttttgttgttttgactgtatatattgtaagtaattttgtaataaatagtgTTGTTGACttaataatttctgtaattattgggatactataaatatatttcttgaatattttactaatttacatattactaaagcaaatatttcaaattaaaataaccattatgtgaaacataatttaataaataaataggtaatttattcagttttaacGGATTTGGAATTTTGCCTTTGAGCTATAACCATTCCAATAAGTGCAGGGATAGTGCACAATAAAATTGGCATTTGTTCGCCATATTTATCAGCCAACACTCCAGAAATCAATGGAGACACCATTCCAGTTAGTGACATAATGGATTCGAACAAACTGAGTATTCCACCTTTATCTTTTTCGTCAGCCTGATTGGTCAACACATCAGTCAAAGTTGAATCAATAAGTGTCCTTGATATGCTCATTGTGGCAAGGAAGATGGTAAAGATAAAGAAGTTTGTGCTCAAGCCAAGTCCTGAGAATGTAATGAACAAAAGTATTGAACCATGGGTCAGCCTCTGGAAACCTTCATCTGAAGAATAGATTGTTTTCTTCAACTTCACCATTGCAAAATTAGTGATAACTGAGAAAACACTAATTATGACCATCATATAACCCATGTGTCTGCCCTTAATGTGGAATACTGTGGCTAAAATTAGGCCCAAATTTGATTGCATAATTCCAAAGCACAGGTCAATCATAAGTTTGATTGTAAATAGTTGCCAATACTTCTTCCAACTGATTTCTTTCAAACTATTGAATGCTTTCAACAGTGCATTTTGCCGTTTAGATTCTTCCTCTttggtttgtttaatttttatgtctgGTAGAAGGTATGCACAAActgtaaaatagaatttatgtaatacacgtgtgaaaataaattttgcccACTTACATATACTTATAATGTTACAAACTGAAAGgagcataaaaattttaattgggcCGTTCGTGGTTTCATTAACGAAGCCACCTATCAAAGCACCCACCATAAACATAGCAGCGGACGTTCCACCAATTTTATTCAGCGTAGCTGCTT
Encoded here:
- the LOC109596493 gene encoding protein PET100 homolog, mitochondrial encodes the protein MGGWKLEVAKMALYVTFPVCLFHYFNQPEYFEEWVVKTKRELYPPENLQKRKEYEDALRKIKEKQERTVVAQLEEKN
- the LOC109596494 gene encoding uncharacterized protein LOC109596494; this translates as MTMKLLYILSGLDILSMSMFIVTFAPYVLSLGGTHSFLGVIMSSASLIGLFWNPIAGSIGDHSGRKGILIKCIAASLVGNILRILFSSLSAIFVCQMIGAFAVPSGSLIRTIVTDVAKDKDEKAATLNKIGGTSAAMFMVGALIGGFVNETTNGPIKIFMLLSVCNIISIFCAYLLPDIKIKQTKEEESKRQNALLKAFNSLKEISWKKYWQLFTIKLMIDLCFGIMQSNLGLILATVFHIKGRHMGYMMVIISVFSVITNFAMVKLKKTIYSSDEGFQRLTHGSILLFITFSGLGLSTNFFIFTIFLATMSISRTLIDSTLTDVLTNQADEKDKGGILSLFESIMSLTGMVSPLISGVLADKYGEQMPILLCTIPALIGMVIAQRQNSKSVKTE